A segment of the Anoplolepis gracilipes chromosome 14, ASM4749672v1, whole genome shotgun sequence genome:
tatttaggcGACATGGAGTGgacaagatttataaaatggaAGAGGGATTAAAACCGTCAAACAATCAACGTGTATTTTTAGTATCTAACAATTTAATCACATGCAAGAGGGTTCTGGACCAGATACAATCTGAAATATCTCACGTTACCAAGTCTCATGTCGAATCGTACCATCATTTGTTGGTCATGCCATTTGTTCCAGCCGTGTTATATAATCTAGTCGAAGAGGAAGGtcagtaaattattattaattataatattattcattctatttatctttataattaaactgttAAACTCTATCCTATAGGTTTGGCTGAATTGGTTACACTACAGACTCTATCCAcagagtttataaaattagatggAAATGTTTTATCCTTGGAGAATCCAATGTTCATCGACCTCTACTATCACAAGGACATCAGTCTTCTACGAGCATTGGCACGCAACTTGTGGTCATTGCAGTTGATACTTGGTTCACCAAGGCTGTCGCTTCTTGTTGGCAAGCACAGTCAACAGGTGGGCAAATTAATGGAATCCATGGAACAGTGTCTGGGTTCGTCCAGCCTAGAGAATGAAGTCGGGGCTCTAATCGTGATGGATAGAAGTTTCGATCTGACGACGACTCTCTTGACACCTGTCACATATTCAGGCCTGTTGAACGAAGTTATAGAGGTGAACGTCGGTACAGCAGTGCTTGGAAAATCGCAAATCAAATTGGACCCGGATAAAGATCAGATCTATGGAGAAGTAAGAGATACACCCTGCAGCGATGTTTTCCCGATTTTACACGGAAAGGCTAAGTCACTAAAATGTATTCCATCTTTATCCCGAGTCATTATACCAATTGTATTGATATCACgataacaatatttcaatattggcTAATATATCAGCTGAACAGGAAGCCATACAAACGATGAAATTGGCCGAAATGGAGAGATATGTATCGACAAAGTTGCAAAAAACCAAGGATATAACGCGACAATTGGCGTTTCATATATCCGCCTGTCAGATTATCGCGGACACTTTGGGCTCCGAGTTTCAAGCCTTACAAGCGATCGAGAAATTGATGCTCGACTGCAAGGACAGAAAAGAATGTTTAAGttatatagagagaaatataggtacatttctttatcaaagattaataatcaaattatattacaaatgaattatataatttcatgacGATCAAAGAATACGTAATACCTGTTTTGCAGATGAGTATGCGTTACGATGTTTGCGTCTCCTATGTCTGTTATCTATCACTACCGATGGTATTACGCAGAGTGaacttcaaaatattcaaaaattgcaTCTCCATACTCATGGCTATCAGCATATcccattattttacaaattgcaCACCATTGGTTTGTTAAAGTATAGAaccgaaaatattttacataaattgccAAACTGGAATAGTGAGTGGAGCAGCAATGCGCAGAGGTTAAAGATGTTACCCAATTACTCCAAACGATCCGATCAGAACAATCGTACCTGTCCTAGTTATGTGTTCAACAACGCTTATATACCCGCCATAGTTCGtacttgtataatttttttcctataatataatattatttaaatttgcaatattaatgaGATGATTAATTGTAGGCACAAATATTAAACATCGTATCGAATCAAGAAAAGGACTCTCGCAGTTTCGAGGACTTGATCAATTTATCGGGTTGCGTCGTAAACGGTCAACGAGGGACGTTGTCGCCAAAGATGGTCGTAATTTGCGTGATAGGAGGCATTACATGCGCAGAAATAGCGGCCTGTCGACTCATCGAGAAATCTACGGGGATACGTCTCATTCTTGCGTCTGACACTATTCTAACGGGTAATAAACTCATGCAGAGAATACAAGAAATATGAAGAGTTTCGTGGCATTCATCAGGaatgtaaaagatattatatctatccttttgtataaatagatataagatattacaatatatatatatagtttttatgtaCGCATAATAAAAGAGTAAACGCGAgtgattttgcaatatatcaaCAGAGATGATTGTTGTATGTATACAATGTTcttatcgatatattatttatatatgagtgTTTAAACGTTACAATGATTACGTTTAAAcactcaaataaatttaaaaaattaaaatatcattttattcttaCTTAATAATTCCGATTTTCTTCCCGATTACGATCGCGTTCACGATCACGCCTCTGGCGACCCCAATCCTGTCCTTGgcgattataattttgacgGTCGCGGAAATTGCCTTGATTTCCTCTTGAGAAAAAGTTGCCTGtaagcatttattataaaaatcaatcgtgattaatttttaattgtaaagctATGCATTTTGTTTGTggctataataaatatatgaaaatgtatatatacagggtgtccggtaataaccgcctcactcgctcatatacaggtagagcaggtcaaactgagtagaaaagtcctctaccatttttccattttcgaaataattatcgagaaattaattaaaaaagatcggcgaatccgcgcgagtaaagcgcgcgcggcgagaaggccgtCCCAtcgctacgcggttactaggggCCGCTACTCATAAGCATCCATTTCCAGTCGTAGACCGCTCCTCCTTCTCGCCGCGTGCTTGTACTCGCCCAGATTTgtcaatatttgttaattaatttctcgataattatttcgaaaatcgaaaaatggtagagaacttttctactcagtttgaTCTGCTCTACCTATACATGAGTGATGAGgcggttattaccggacaccctgtatatatatatatatatatatatatatatatgttataaagtgaaagatgaaaaaatatatgatttcttagaaaaattatacacttTGTATTTACCTTGTTTCATTTCAAAAATACGTTCATTTGAATCGACAAAGTTGTTTACTTTATCGGTAAGTTGCAGAGCCAAAGATTGCAGGCGACTAGGTTCGCTGCGATGCATAACAACAGTTCCTGTCGGATCGTCCAAGGATGCCTAAATTGTGAAAAGGAGAAACATCACATAAATTCTATAGAATAGTATctgatttattaatgtattaaaatgatatatatttgcaatataccATAAGCTCTTCGTTAATAATCATTTTGCTGATAATGGAGTGGACCACAGGTCGTTTCAATTGAAACATGTCAGCAAGTTTTGGCATCGAGATTGAATCGTAAACATGCGAATACGTAAACAGGTAAGTCCTCAACGCTTCTTCCTTGATTAATCGAGTCAGCATAGCTCGTACTTTCTCTGCTTGATGGAAGAGATCCCAGACCTgtcgtattttaataaaaaataattattatcagtcGCACGTACaagcaaatgtatatattattattctcccgaattttcagaaaaacagttaatgtatatacattacattgcTAATACCTTTGCATTcatcttttcatttataatataattgttgcaAGCGGACCAATTTCCATTGCGCATTGCTTTTGCAGCAGCAACGACATGCTCCCTCATGGATTCCGGTGGTCCCACTAACGACTGACGTTCGCTGGATCTTAATTGCTGATAGAACGTCTTCGAAATCATTCTTCGTCTCGCATCAAATTCATGcgctataattaaattttgttatatttactataCTCCTCTAAAATTGTATAACTGTTTAATGatgaatattgaatatgttttatacataaaaactaatattaaacatggagagaatatatatttaccagCCATATATGGAATCTCGATAAGCATCGCTGAGACGAGGTATACGCATTCGAGCAGTTCTAGATTTATGTGCATATGGAAAGGCATTTGCCTTTGCTTCTCGATCTTCTCTTGCTCCTTGCTACGTTCGTGCTGTCGTTGCGGAAGCAGACCTTGCGCCAAAAGTTCCTTTACCTTACCCGTAACCATTAAATCAACCAAGCAGTTGTGGGCATCTTTAATATTCGCATGACGAAATGCACATAATCCTAAATGAGCTATCGTACGATTgtataaaatctgaaaaagcaataaaacaaataaatattttatatctattttaataacaaagacAAAAAAAGTGTATACAAATTTAGAACCTGTGTAGCTGGATCAGAATGTTGAATGGTTTCTTGGAGATGCGACATCAGAATCAAGTCGCGAGCTTGGAACCAGTTATCATGAAGTGCGTGATGATAAATGTGCGAAAGAATCGCGCGAGTTCTTAATCGATCAGTGTTATCGTGAGCATAaacatatttgcataatttctcCATAACTTGTACAGATGTAACTGTATCCGATCCCAATTCATTCTAGAACGTCAAACAATTTTGTCAGTATATTAGACaagagaatttttacaaatactttACACTACTTACTTCCTTTTGCTTAAGAACATTTGAatcaaatttgtaatataaatgttcgATTTTACGCAGGTAGACGCGGCAAAGCTCGGATACAGTTCCTTGCCTTTCTAAATATTCCTGCACCTTATCGATTATGGCAGCAACTTGCTTTTCATCTTtcaatctgaaatattttattatataaagaaaataattacaaatctcatataaaattattaaattctttaaatgatGTTACGTACCTCTCAACATATTCATTACTGTGCGGATCACATTCTTTCAGCAGTTTAGTAAATTCCTCGTCAAGACGCTCCACCAATGTCAATACGCAACCGTGCATTTTATACGGTGGCGTTTCAAACTCTTCCATCTCTTCTACAATGGTTTCTGCTATTATCATATCTGTGTCGTTTAACAACATGTCCAACATTTCGACAATGCGTTCCAGTattctgcaaaaaaatattttatattatttaatgtacatggatcaataatattgtaatgtatgcttttttcattttatgttttaaaacattaagttatatatattttcatttttgcagaaatatacatacttggaCCAATATTCTGGCTTCATAGCATCAGAAACTTTTggattataatcaaatatggAAGACACAATAGAGAATTTAATCTTCACAGCCACAGCTGGACCAAGATTATGTGCGTCAGCTATCGATTGTAGTTCGTGCAAAAGTTCTATTTGTTCTCGTCTGTCCGTACGCTTTTTACCACGAGCTGCAATTATCTCAGAAAGTTTCTTTAATACTGCACTGGTATTAATTTCCGCGTCCTTGGCGAACATTTTTGGCTTCTCAGAGGGAATAGCTACGCCGCCTTTGACGGTTTCCCACTCTCCTTCGCCATCATCTTCGTCGCGTTTCTTCTTTCGCTCCTTCTCTTTGCGTTCTTTTCGTTGTTCCTTTCTCTTCGCTTTATCTTCGTCATCTTCTTGGGTTGAAGCCctataaacaaaaatgtcCATTGTATCATATAACatgtattgttaaatttatatcacttTTCATTAGActttattatgaattaaaagaACGTACTTTTTAATGAAGCGTTCacgaatattttgatattgcCCCTCGTCGTCACTACTCGTACTCTCACTCTCCGAATCACTGCCCCAATCAGATTCACTTTCACTACCCTCTTCGCCATCAGTTGCAGCCTTCTATAATGCATGTGTGAaacaaagtttataaaaaattatttgacacaACCTATGCTATTAGTAAATCTTGGTGTATAAAAACCTTAAATTTAGCTACATCCGGTTCACTAGCCTCCGACCCCGCTTTCTTGAAAGCTACAGCActgtcttcttcttcttcagaTTCCATAATCTCCTCAGCTGAAATAAtggaaatcattttttatatattaaaagtctaattttttaaaataaacatttataagaaatatatatttcatagttaaacctctctcttcctcttcgtcGTCATCCTGATCAGGATTCTCCCTGAATTTGACTATATCTTCTTCGAAGTCCTTGTTATATTTACGTAACTTTTGACGTAATGTCGAAAGTGATTTGGAATTATTCTTAGACATATTTTTGCGTCCATCACGATCTTCCCAtacatcattaataaaatcttccATTTCTACTAAACATCTAACATAAAAGCGTGGAGTTTGTCCAAGTTCCTCCTTTGCAATCACTGGTAAAGCTTTTTGATAAGCTCGCATCAAATCTTCAAAACctgaaattacaaataaataagtgtatgcaaagaaaaacttttgtattaaaatttaaaaaaatttgaaaaaatataattaatgatttaatttaccaatttaataatattctaaattataggtttaaaaaaactaaagttACTTACTGGTTAACATACTGCtcatatctttaattttcttataattcctaataagttttataagaTTAGCAATTTCCTCATATCTCTTTTCCTTTGTAGAGCGCACAACACGCTTTGTTTCTTCTTCGTCATCACtgaactataaaaatatctcatattattttaataataatattaggtaataaaaattttaaaataaaaaagataaaagtctatttaaaaaaattttctgcaaTTTTATAGTACGTACAGTAAAAGCTGTCGCTGGCGCCCTTTGTACCTGCTCCTCCTCAGATGCGCTATCAGACTCAGAATCTGAGCCAGTCGCGAAAAAACGACTCATGATGACAAATCCTCTGCAATaatgaagtaaaaataatataattatattttaaaactgtaGTTGTTTCTATATGAAATAcacagtttaatatttaattcacagATCCAACTGTGTAAAacggaatattaattatgtaaattataaatatcgaaattttaGCAAGTACATTACGCACAGATACGATTTAACAATCTCAAAAAATCACAGAAACCACTTATCAACATCCACTGTGTCTTGTTAATCTAACGCACACATggcgtgatatatttttaataagaggCTTTACTTTCGTTAAAAAGTGAATTCAAGAGACAAAATATACGattttcaaacatattttgaattataatattaccgaTAATATTCTTCCTCGTAAAAGCAGATGTAGTGCGAATAGTCGCGAAAATCAGAAAGAGGTTAGGAAGAGAAGAGAGCTCTGATGACGTGAAGGTGGATTCGCAAACACACATTAGGCCGATATTACATTTGTCGACAAATTTTTCTGACGTGTTGATTGGCTTcaggataaaaaatttctagagaAAAGGAGACAAAAACGCTCCTTTCTCCTTAAGTTTGGTCTACAAATAGAATCGTAAACtcaatcaataaaatgatgctaTGCGGCTACTTCATTGGTTGAATGGGATCTTAAGACAATCTTAGGCCGGATCTACAATAgctgtagtaagccttaagccgtaagaaattaactaattacaattgactttagagaagaataatgaatatgattggttcatttcttacgatttaaggcttactacagctattgtagacccggctTTAAGCGCAGTCTACAATGAAGGCCACAGCACACACTTTTGTATTAATGCATTATACAATactacatctattgtagaTCTGGCCTTAAGATCCCGTTCAACCAATCAAGTAACCGCATAGCATCATTTTATTGGCTGAACGAAATCTTAAgatgatcttaaatataagaacggaTTATggtcggtattcatagtccgatcttatatttaagaccATCTTAAGATCCCGTTCAACCAATGAAGTAGCCGcatagcattattttattagttgaaCGAGCTCTTAAGATgactttaaatataagatcggactatgaataccggcctaTGAATACCGGCCATAGAGCACGGGAGTGCTATGCTAGCCCGGATGCGATAGCAAAATAGAAGGAGAACGCTGCATATGGGCCAAAGAGTAAAAGGAAACAGGGAGCATATGACTCGAGCTGGCTCGAGCTAAACGGACGGAAATGCAGCTCCGTACAGTTAgccgaaccactttgatttttttataattaaaattaactaatcgtttggtcATCGTTTGGTCATCGTTTGGCGATGATTGGTCATCCAATTAAAACATTTGGTCattcatcgttttttttaattaaataattaacatttcgaAGTAAAGTTAgccaaacatttttatttttcgtccaatcgagttaaaaagagcttattcgatgcagaatcgttaggtcgtcacgaataaattctttataacgTGGTTTGGTGatccatagtttatccgaaaaatgaaaaaattatgtgcgGTAAAATGATGACGGGCGACATATAGTGACATGGACGTGCGCTGCGGTCACgcccataaaaaaatataacaaaacttgagagcatagaaactaccaaggctgacagtactaTGTGGAAGTTTCAACGCTATTTTTCTAAGCAAATGCTATTTGACTGAAGCGCTGTTAGGCAAATGACTCAATGAATCGTGCATCGATGcattcagtatttattttgtaagattatgaataaaaaattataaatatagtgtaaGAGTTCGGACAtaggttgaattaaaattttacattgaaacttccacaTAGTACTGagccttggtagtttctacgctctcaagttttgttatattttttcatgagaACGGGGCGAAGCCCCGTTGCGCTTCCATCTAAGCGTTCTTTTCTAGCATGTACGTAAAGTACATCTTGGAAAAGAACGCTTAGATAAGAGTGCATAGGGGGAAGGGGCTTCGCCCCGTCcccataaaaaattataacaaaacttgagagcatagaaactaccaaggctgacagtactgtgtggaagtttcaatgtaaaatcttaattcaacCTATGTCCGAATTCTTAcactacatttataattttttattcataatcttacaaaataaatactaaatgCATCGATGCATGATTCATTGAGCCATTTGCCTAGCAGCGCTTCAGTCAAATGCACTCCCATCtaagcatgtactttgcaatgtatatacaattccacatgggtttgcaacttgcatagctacattattaaaaagaatttatttaaaattaaaaaagatttatttaaaattttgtataagttacTAAAACGTATGCGCGCGTGACCGCAGTGCACGTCCATGTCACTATACGTCTCTCGTCATaattttaccgcacatgatttttttcatttttcggataaactacGTATCTCCAAaagttgtaaagaatttattcgtgacgacctaacgattctgcatcgaataagctcttgtttaactcgattggacaaaaaataaaaatgttcgacTAACTTTACTtcgaaatgttaattatttagtttaaaaaaaacgatgaatgaccaaacgttttaattggatgACCAATCATCAATAATgaccaaacgattagttaattttaattataaaaaaatcaatgtggTTCGACTAACTGTACGAAGCTAACCCTTATGGGTCATCTACAATGGCCGTAGAATGTAACTAGAATAGAGAAAAGGAGGGgataaatatatagggtgCGTTCCTTTTGGACGCTTACACGCTTAAAACCTCGTCTATAATAGCCGTAGAACGTAAGGTCgcaagcaaattgaccaatgacagtcaagcattttcgaaaatgcttgactgtcattggtcaatttgcttgcGACCTTACGTTCTACGGCTATTGTAGACGAGGTTTTAAGCGTGTAAGCGTCCAAAAGGAACGcaccctatatatttattccctCCTTTTCTCTATTCTACTAATGTGTcaccacagacttctatatatatactgcTAACTCCTTATGTATAAGGCAgctctaattttatgtacaaacaagTATGTATGACATCCCTTTTTGCGCATGAGCTGTGAAGGCGCGTGTTGTacgcatgtatatacatactaaatatgataaacaagcttatataaaagatataaaataactgcacATTTGTAtcccataatttaatatttatatttcttactttttttactaacacGACATGTGTTCTGACAAGAATTAAAGACCGAAAGCAAGTTAGAAGTACATGTACTGATCATAATGGCGTCGGCACATGTCAGCGCATGCGCAGAAAGGGTCACCTTAGCGCTAAgtatctccccgaacgcgctcttagtacataaaattcgaggacactttatacatataagcaaaatctagggagttagcagtctactattatatagaagtctatgaatgttgtacatatttttcggggTCACTTTTTTAGGTCTAATATATAAGGAAGTTAGCGATCTAGTTAtagtatagaagtctgtgggtCCGACTGTATTGTTTTTGCGAAACAGTAGTTCGCAGCCGGCCGATAGAAGTCTCCACAGTGCTTTCTGTCGACCCTTAAAGTTAAAggtgtatatttttctatttatgagtaacaatgttataaattattgtctattattttttaaatgttggTTTTTATAGTTCATTCAAGGACGAAAAAATCTCTGAATAATGGCTGCTTCTACTGATGTTGCTAcagtatgtacatatgttaGTTAACTTATAGATGTAGCAAGATATTAACCTTAAAAAAccaaaatagtataaaaatctttaaaaagaatttatcggaataatataagaaagagtattaattataaaatttattattacgtttaaACGAAATATTATGGCATgcattgattattaaattttgaaaagaaattgtataaCGCATTGTATCAATAACTAGATGTGTtaaaagcaatatataataaattttactatatttttagatcAGAGCACAGAGATACTTAAATGAACCATTGATAGAACGATGCAGAAATTTAGCTATATTGATAGACGAGTCGAGCACCACTGAATTACAGCTTGTTTTCCCTCTATTGATAGATTCCTTATTTGGAATAGTAGATAATATTGGATGGAACCTGCATAGTATTACACTTAAAAAGAATCCACAAGAGTATGAAGCACTGTGCAACTTTCTTAGCCCACAGGGACCaatgttttctttatgttACAAATTGCTTCCagattgttatttaaaatacaactTTCCAATATCATATCTTCCAGTatgtctaaaaattaaattgtacatgctgcatatatatatatatatatgttgctttatatttattgctataaatttgttttagtcAAAAATACGCTCCATGTTGGAAGAAGCAGTAATATCACCATTTTATCTTGATAAAATTAGAGATGATCAAGGAACACGTGTTCCTTCAGCCTTATCTATGAGTATCCTTTATCAAATACCATATAGTTATTGTAAggtttaattagaattatgctaattagaattatatatactcataCTTTATAGtagtatattattgtaatactgGCCAATGTATTAATGCtcactaaaataaaaaaaatatttactaatgtCTTGATTCTATACATTAGTTGGGCTTTgcttaatgtattttaagcTTTATTAGCATTGAATTTTCCTTaatgcagatatatatatccctttgaatattatatttttcattttgcatATCATCTGACCAATCCCTGGTTACAATTGCAACAGCCAGAGAATATATGGGTGAATTGGGAAACAGTTTATGTTCAATTAGCGCATAATTATCTGTGTCATTTTCTTCCAAAGGATAATTCTATTGTTTTACCAGTGATTGGACCGTACGTTAAAAAAACTCCGCCAAGAAAATTGACTCAGTCACCAGAATTTAAAAGGTATggaaacttaatttattttatatcgaaaaataagTTACATAAattcaagtaataaatataaatataattttattcatatcttaaattgcaattatatagaGATTGTCACAGATTACAAACTCCAAGACTTCTGAGGACATCTATATTATCACCAGGAACGACAAGTCCTGCATCAGGTGTACCTCAACAACAGTATTTACCACTGGTATGGAGAAGTGAAACTGTGGTGCAGGTTTTTCTCGATTTTTGGTTGGAGTATACAGAGGATACACAATTGACTACGTCTTATTTAACTTCAATACCGCGGCGAGTAAGTTTTCTGTGCGCAATAAATAAAGAGtgagatataatatatgaaaaaaacaaatatttctgcAATAAGAAAGAATAAGAACACGAATAATTTGTGttgttttaaacataattgagcgcagcttttaatttaataacttcgAATTTCAGCATAGCGTACATTCTGGTGAACACGTACGTCTTGTAAGAGCATTTATAAAAACGCTGCATGAATTTACGAATAGTGCAACAGGTGACAAGAGCGCCATGGATGAATTGAAAAggtattaagatattttacaatatattcagaaaatatatacatatatattttatataataaaattttacattatacataactctttctttcacaattattactataattttatctttattttctagaATAATTCTTCCTTCAATTCAAGGAAAAATATACACTTTTCTACGAAAAGCAATATACCATTGGCCACTGGACAGTTCATTCAGATTAATATTAGAAGCTTGGTTGAGTTTTATTCAGCCATGGAGATATGTTCCTGAAATAACATATACTAAAGaagggtatatatatatatatgtagtgtcaataaaatataaaaatatcactaaTATTTGCACTTTAACATTTTAGTAAAGCAGAAGAAGAAGAACGAGGTAAAATTCACGACACCGGAAGATGGATTTCTTTTGTTgccaataatttattagcatATACAGCTATATTTCAACAGTTGCTTCCAAGATTTATGAGGACTGATCTGGTAGCACCTAAGAATGCACTAATGTTATTCAGAGTTACAAAGGCATGTATATCTTATTTAGcagagtatattttatatatttttttacatatttatagtaatataaaatatatatatatatatatatatatatatatatatatatatatatatatatacattataatatagtttaatatattttatattattttcttatgtttaaagatatatttttctggtTTTTATTCTACAGGTATTTTCGCAACCACATTTAGCAAAAATGATATGTGAAGTAGAAAGTTGCATGGATGATGTAGGCTTAAGTAAAAGCCGATTAACTACC
Coding sequences within it:
- the Eif3c gene encoding eukaryotic translation initiation factor 3 subunit C encodes the protein MSRFFATGSDSESDSASEEEQVQRAPATAFTFSDDEEETKRVVRSTKEKRYEEIANLIKLIRNYKKIKDMSSMLTSFEDLMRAYQKALPVIAKEELGQTPRFYVRCLVEMEDFINDVWEDRDGRKNMSKNNSKSLSTLRQKLRKYNKDFEEDIVKFRENPDQDDDEEEERAEEIMESEEEEDSAVAFKKAGSEASEPDVAKFKKAATDGEEGSESESDWGSDSESESTSSDDEGQYQNIRERFIKKASTQEDDEDKAKRKEQRKERKEKERKKKRDEDDGEGEWETVKGGVAIPSEKPKMFAKDAEINTSAVLKKLSEIIAARGKKRTDRREQIELLHELQSIADAHNLGPAVAVKIKFSIVSSIFDYNPKVSDAMKPEYWSKILERIVEMLDMLLNDTDMIIAETIVEEMEEFETPPYKMHGCVLTLVERLDEEFTKLLKECDPHSNEYVERLKDEKQVAAIIDKVQEYLERQGTVSELCRVYLRKIEHLYYKFDSNVLKQKENELGSDTVTSVQVMEKLCKYVYAHDNTDRLRTRAILSHIYHHALHDNWFQARDLILMSHLQETIQHSDPATQILYNRTIAHLGLCAFRHANIKDAHNCLVDLMVTGKVKELLAQGLLPQRQHERSKEQEKIEKQRQMPFHMHINLELLECVYLVSAMLIEIPYMAAHEFDARRRMISKTFYQQLRSSERQSLVGPPESMREHVVAAAKAMRNGNWSACNNYIINEKMNAKVWDLFHQAEKVRAMLTRLIKEEALRTYLFTYSHVYDSISMPKLADMFQLKRPVVHSIISKMIINEELMASLDDPTGTVVMHRSEPSRLQSLALQLTDKVNNFVDSNERIFEMKQGNFFSRGNQGNFRDRQNYNRQGQDWGRQRRDRERDRNREENRNY
- the Vps33b gene encoding vacuolar protein sorting-associated protein 33B yields the protein MDITLDDKLNALQQISQRKLVDILDSIPGNTKDLIIEQKLMKILDSFVGVTVLKRHGVDKIYKMEEGLKPSNNQRVFLVSNNLITCKRVLDQIQSEISHVTKSHVESYHHLLVMPFVPAVLYNLVEEEGLAELVTLQTLSTEFIKLDGNVLSLENPMFIDLYYHKDISLLRALARNLWSLQLILGSPRLSLLVGKHSQQVGKLMESMEQCLGSSSLENEVGALIVMDRSFDLTTTLLTPVTYSGLLNEVIEVNVGTAVLGKSQIKLDPDKDQIYGEVRDTPCSDVFPILHGKAKSLKSEQEAIQTMKLAEMERYVSTKLQKTKDITRQLAFHISACQIIADTLGSEFQALQAIEKLMLDCKDRKECLSYIERNIDEYALRCLRLLCLLSITTDGITQSELQNIQKLHLHTHGYQHIPLFYKLHTIGLLKYRTENILHKLPNWNSEWSSNAQRLKMLPNYSKRSDQNNRTCPSYVFNNAYIPAIAQILNIVSNQEKDSRSFEDLINLSGCVVNGQRGTLSPKMVVICVIGGITCAEIAACRLIEKSTGIRLILASDTILTGNKLMQRIQEI